The sequence below is a genomic window from Columba livia isolate bColLiv1 breed racing homer unplaced genomic scaffold, bColLiv1.pat.W.v2 Scaffold_588, whole genome shotgun sequence.
GGACCCACAGgacaggggacccaggcgtccgggacccacaGGATACGGGACCCACAGgacaggggacccaggcgttcgggacccACGGGATACAGGACCCACGggataggggacccaggcgttcgggacccACGggataggggacccaggcgttcgggacccACGGGATAGGGGACCCACAGgacaggggacccaggcgttcgggacccACGGGATACGGGACCCATagaataagggacccaggcgttcgggacccACGGGATAGGGGACCCATagaataagggacccaggcgttcgggacccACAGGATACGGGACCCATagaataagggacccaggcgttcgggacccACGggataggggacccaggcattcgGGACCCACAGGATACGGGACCCACAGgacaggggacccaggcgttcgggacccACAGGATACGGGACCCACAGgacaggggacccaggcgttcgggacccACGGGATACAGGACCCACGggataggggacccaggcgttcgggacccACGGGATAGGGGACCCACAGgacaggggacccaggcgttcgggacccACAGGATACGGGACCCACAGgacaggggacccaggcgttcgggacccACGGGATACAGGACCCACGggataggggacccaggcgttcgggacccACGGGATAGGGGACCCACAGgacaggggacccaggcgttcgggacccACGGGATacgggacccaggcgttcgggacccACAGGATAGGGGACCCACAggataggggacccaggcgttcgggacccATAGACattaggggacccaggcgttcgggacccACAGGATACGGGACCCATagaataagggacccaggcgttcgggacccACGggataggggacccaggcattcgGGACCCACAGGATACGGGACCCACGGGATAGGGGACCCACAGgacaggggacccaggcgttcgggacccACGggataggggacccaggcgttcgggacccATAGACattaggggacccaggcgttcgggacccACGGGATACGGGACCCATagaataagggacccaggcgttcgggacccACAGGATACGGGACCCACAggataggggacccaggagttcgggaccCACAGaacagggacccaggcgttcgggacccATAGACATTAGGGGACCCACAggataggggacccaggcgttcagGACCCATagaataagggacccaggcgttcgggacccATAGACatcaggggacccaggagttcgggaccCACAGAACAGGGACCCACAggataggggacccaggcgttcgggacccACAGACattaggggacccaggcgttcgggacccACAGAACAGGGACCCATAGACatcaggggacccaggcgttcgggacccACAGgttaagggacccaggcgttcgggacccATAGACattaggggacccaggcattcgGGACCCACAgtaaagggacccaggcgttcgggacccATAGACatcaggggacccaggcgttcgggacccACAGAACAGGGACCCACAGGATacgggacccaggcgttcgggacccATAGACattaggggacccaggcgttcgggacccACAGGATACGGGACCCACAggataggggacccaggcgttcgggacccACGGGATACGGGACCCATAgaataagggacccaggagttcgggaccCACAGaacagggacccaggcgttcgggacccATAGACATTAGGGGACCCACAggataggggacccaggcgttcgggacccATagaataagggacccaggcgttcgggacccATAGACatcaggggacccaggagttcgggaccCACAGAACAGGGACCCATAGACattaggggacccaggcgttcgggacccacagaaaagggacccaggcgttcgggacccATAGACattaggggacccaggcgttcgggacccACagaataagggacccaggcgttcgggacccATAAACatcaggggacccaggcgttcgggacccACagaataagggacccaggcgttcgggacccATAGACatcaggggacccaggcgttcgggacccacagaaaagggacccaggcgttcgggacccATAGACattaggggacccaggcgttcgggacccACagaataagggacccaggcgttcgggacccATAAACatcaggggacccaggcgttcgggacccACagaataagggacccaggcgttcgggacccATAAACatcaggggacccaggcgttcgggacccACAGaacagggacccaggcgttcgggacccATAGAATAAGGGACCCATAGattaagggacccaggcgtccgggccccttGGCCCAGTTTCCCGCCCGTGGGCGGTTTTTCCCCGCGGGGCCGGACACGTGcgggggacccaggtgtccggggggacccaggagttcgggtcacacccctccccccccccaccccgccccggacgcctgggttcccACGAGCCACGTGCCGGGAACCCGCGGCCGCAATGACAGCCCCGAGCCCCTCCCCCACCCACGCGCGGCCGAACCCACGGGGCGGGGCctcaggggacccaggagtgccccaagggacccaggagtccgggaaggacccaggagtgcgggaggggacccaggagttcgggagggacccaggagttcgggagggacccaggagttcggggagggacccaggagtgcgggaagggacccaggagttcgggagggacccaggagtccgggaagggacccaggagttcgggagggacccaggagttcgggagggacccaggagttcggggagggacccaggagtgcgggaagggacccaggagttcgggagggacccaggagtgcgggaagggacccaggagttcgggagggacccagacgttcggggagggacccaggagttcgggaagggacccaggagtgcgggagggacccaggagttcgggagtggacccaggagtgccccagggacccaggagttcgggagggacccaggagtgccccagggacccaggagttcgggagggacccaggagtgccccagggacccaggagttcgggagggacccaggagttcgggagggacccaggagttcgggggggggacccaggagttcgggaaggacccaggagttcgggaaggacccaggcgttcggggggacccaagagtgccccagggacccaggagttcgggggcaCCCAactaggggacccaggcgtcctgctccccccctcccccctccctcgGCGCACGCGCACGTTGTGGGCGTGTCTGCGCGTgcgcggggggcggggcggggaaGGGGGGGCGGGGCTCCGGGGGCGTTTCCCGCTCGGCGGGGtcggccccgcccccccgcgcACGCGCGCACCGGAAGCGGCGgccgaggcggcggcggcggctccgcggccGGTGagcgggagcggggccgcggGGGATTGTGGGAACGGGgcggacccccccccccccccccccaaccgcGCGGGGGATTGTGGGAAACGCCGCTGCCCCCCCCCGCTCATCCCCCCCCATGGGCCGCGGGCGCGCGGGGGATTGtgggagggggcggggcttcGCGGGTGGGCGGGGCTTAGTGGATACTGGGCGGGGCCTGGGGATGCCGTGTGGGGACTGGGGGGGTGTGGGCGGGGCTTGGGGGGGTGTGGGCGGGGCCTGGGAGACGATGGGTTCTGGCAGCCGGGGGGCGGGGACTCGGGGGGGTCCAGGGCCTGAGGGGCGGGGCCTGACGAATGGGGCGGGGCTCGAGATACAGTGGGCGGGGCCTTCGGATGTTGTGGGCGGGGCCTCAGACTTGATGGGGGGCTGGAACCTGGTGGGCGGGGTCTGAGCGCAGTGGGCGGGGCTTGGGGCGATGGGTGGGGCTTAGTGACTAGTGGGCGGGGCTTGGGATATATTGTTGACCCTGGGATGTTGTGGGCGGGGCCTGAGACTTGATGGGGGGCTGGGACCTGGTGGGCGTGGCTTGGGTCTGTGGGTGGGGCTTGAGATGTCAAGGGCGTGGCCTGAGTGCAGTGGGCGGGGCTTATGGGGTCCAGGGCTGGGTGGGCGGGGCTTGGGATccagtgctggggctggggcattGTGGGAGGGGCTTGGGACGTTGAGGGCGGGGCTTGGGGCAGTGGGCGTGGTCTGGGATGTTGAGGGCGTGGCttggggctgtgggtggggtCTTGGTCATTGTGGGCGGGGCTTGGGGATGTGGGCGGGGTCTGGGGTGTTTGTGGGCGGGGCTTGTAACTGTGGGTGGGGTCTAGGTAGTTGTGGGCGGGGCTTGGGGCTGTGGGCGGGGTCTTGGACGTTGAGGGCGGGGCTTGGCGCGGTGGGCGTGGCCAGAGCCCCAGTGGGCGTGTCTGGCGCAGGGCGGCCATGATGGCGGACGGGCGGCGGCCGGGGGAAGTGGGCGGGGCCGAGGGCGGAGCCTTCgcgggggaggaggaggaggaggaagaggaagaggaagacgaggaggaagaggaagaggaggaggaggaagaggaagcgGCGGCCGGTGAGCgggggaggggccggggggggcggggcttcCAGGTGATAcagggtccctggggcactcctgggtcccttggggcactcctgggtcccctcccgaactcctgggtccccaggGCCGCGGGCGCCGCCCGAGGACGAGGACGAATCAGAAACGTCGGTGTCGTCGGGGGAGAGCGGGAcctgcccctcccccacccccaacgGCTGCGCAGGTACCAAccgcccctcccccgccccggacgcctgggtccctcccgaatgCCTGGGTCCATGGGGCAGTCCTGGGtctgttttggggggttttggggcattcctgggtacccccgaactcctgggtcccttgggtcCCTCCTGTGTCTGTGGGTCCATCCTgagtcccttggggcactcctgggtccctggggcactcctgggtccctcctgtgTCCTCCCGAACTCCCGGGTCCcttgggtccctcctgggtccctcctgagtcccttggggcactcctgggtcccttgggtcctcccgaactcctgggtcccttgggtccctcctgggtctGTGGGTCCGTCCTGGgtccttggggcactcctgggtcccttggggcactcctgggtccttggggcactcctgggtcccttctggatctgtggggcactcctgggtcccttggggcactcctgggtccccactctctcccctccccccccaggttcccgccgccgccgctccgaCCTCCGCCCGTTCCCATCCCCCGCCCCCACATCCGCGGGAGGGGGCGTGGCCGGCGGGGGCGTGGCCTCCTCGCCGCTGGGCGGAGCCTCCCCCGATTGGCACGAGTGCCCCGAGTGTGGGCGGAGCTTCGGCACCTCCCGCGCCCTCAAGGTCCACCGCAGCTACCACGTGGGCCGCAAgaggccccgcccccccgccccgcccccgccccgcccccacgccgcccctccccccgccccctcccccacccctccccccccccctccatTACATCTGCGCCGAATGCGGCGTCGGCTtcgccgcccccgccgcgctgGGCGCCCACCGCtgccgccccgcccccccccgcgcccgccccgccccccccgccgccccgcccccgcccggccccgccgccccgccccctcccccccccgccgcccctccccccTTCCGCTGCACCGAGTGTCCCGGCGCCTTCGGGCTGGTGGCCGAGCTGCACCTGCACTACATGCGCCACGCCCGCGGGGAGCTCTGACCACGCCCCCCGGACACGCCCCCCCGGCCACGCCCCCCGGGACACGCCCAGCCGGGCGGACACGCCCCCACAAGGccccacccccccccgccccaagtgtgggggctggaggggggaGGGACACGCCAGCAATGGGGAGGCCCCGCCCCCACCCGCCGGGAGAGCCCCGCCCCCGCGTGGCCACGCCCACCCGCCGGAAGAGCCCCGCCCCCGCGTGGCCACGCCCACCCGCCGGAAGAGCCCCGCCCCCGCGTGGCCACGCCCACCCGTCGGAAGTGCCCCGCCCCCGCGTGgatggggggggtggggggggaggggaataAAGTGTTGGGTGGAAAGAGAGCGGCTGTGATTGGGGGAGGGGCGGTGACGTCATCGCGTGGGGTGATGTCATGAGTGGGGTGATGTCATGAGTGGGGTGATGTCATCAATGGGCTGATGTCATGAATAGCGTGTGACGTCATCAACAGGACATGATGTCATCAATGGGCTGATGTCATCAATGGGGGGTGGTATCATAATTGGGGTGACATCATAAACAGGGAGTGACGTCACCAGTAGGATGTGATGTCATCGTTAGGATGTGACATCATCGACGTGGGGTGAGGTCACCAAGGGGGTGATATCATCATTGGGGTGACGTCATCAATGGGAATGATGTCATAGATGGAGGTCACATGACAACccccccctccctgggaccAATGGATGATGTCATCACGTGTTGGTGACATCATCAGTCAGGGGGTGATGTCACCAGTGGGGAGAATCACATGACCATTTAGGGTGACGTCATCACCCAGGAATGACATCACAGGTGGGGGGGCGGGGCCTCAATGGGGTGGGAGTTGCCAATCAGGGCGGGGGGCAGTGACATCATCAGCGGGCAGTGACATCACTGCGAGTGACGTCACAACTCGGGGGCGGGGTCACGGGCCaaccccgcccaccccttcaaAACCAACCAATCCGGGGCCGCTTCCAGCAGCCGGGGGTGGGTGGGGCTTCGCAAAGGGGCGTGGCCAAGCGTGTGGGGGTGGTGTCTACGTGCAGCCAATCAGcagggagggggcggggcctgaGGGGGATCCAGTGCCCCCCAGgtgacccctgtgacccccaggtgaccccagtgaccccaggtGACCCCGGTACGAATCGGGGGGGGGTTTATTGGTATCAAAGGTGTTGAAAAGGCGACGACGTTATTTACAGACACACccgggggggggaggggggagatgAGGGGGCGGGGCCACCGCGGGACACGCCCCCTCGTTcggccccgcccccctcccctttccctcccccccGCGCGCGGGGACACGCGGacgcccctcccccccccttcccccctcctcATGGCTTTGAGCtgcagggacccaggagtgccccagggacccaggcgtccgggaccgtCCCCGCCCCCCATCCTGTGacgtccccccattgtccccaatgtcccccggGTCCTATTGTCAATTCCATTGTCCCCTCATTGTCCCCACAGCCCATtgtgtcccccaatgtccccccattgtccccaagtccttttgtccccccatatccccacccCTTTGgtcccccccattgtccccccaatgtccccattgtccccatgtccgtccccctgtcccgtgtccccctgtccccacattGTCGCCCATCCCCATGtctccccaatgtccccatgtccgtcCCCccgtcccccattgtcccccaatgtccctctgtcccattgtcccccatgtcccccccattgtccccaagtccttttgtccccctgtccccctaatgtccccatgtccgtcctcctgtcccctgtccccccatgtccccctgtcccccattgtccccgcatccccccattgtcccccattgtccccatgtccccctgttgtccccccaatgtccccatgtccgtcctcctgtcctgtgtccccctgtccccccaatgtctcccatccccccattgtcccccattgtccccatgtccccattgtccccatgtccgtcctcctgtcccctgtccccccatgtccccctgtaccccattgtccccctgtccccctgtccccccattgtccccatgtccccatgtcccccattgtccccctgtccccctgtccccccattgtccccattgtccccatgtcccccattgtccccatgtcccccattgtccccctgtccccccgtCCCCCGTCCCGCTGTCCGTCCGTCCCTAGATGAAGAACTCCTCGCGCCGTTTCCCGCCGTCCCCCCCCAGGAACGCCTCCCGCGCCTCCCCGGGCTCGTCCAATCCGCTCGCCTCGTGCGTCAGGTACGACCCTGCGGCGGCCAATCAGAGAGCGGCTCCGGGgacacgcccccccccccccccccccgccacagGGCCACGCCCCTTCCCGCAGCGCTGCCTGAGCTCCTCCTGGCCCCGCCCACaacccccggccccgcccccaaGTCCTGGCTCCTCCCCAGTCCAAGCCCCGCCCCCTCTTTGAAGCCCCACCCCCTTAATACAAGCCCTTCCCGCTTCTAACAAGCCCCGCCCCTTAGCACAGCCCCGCCCCCTCGCCAAGCCACACCCCTCCTAAGCTCCACCCCTTCCCAAGCTCCACCCCATGCAAGATCCACCCCCTTCCCAAGCTCCGCCCCATCTCAAGctccaccccctttccaagctCCGCCCAAGTCCACCCCCTTCCCAAGCTCCGCCCACTTCCAAAGCTCCACCCCTTCCCAAGCTCCGCCCCAACTCCACCCCTTTCCCAAGTTCCACCCCCTTCCCAAGCTCCACCCCCTCCCAACACTCCTTTAAAGCCCCATGAGGCCCCACCCCcttggccccgccccctcccatTGCCCCCAACCCTCTCCGAGGCCCCGCCCATTTGGAAGCCCCGCCCCTCTGGCCCAATCCCCTTTggaggccccgccccctccccttGACCCCTCACCCTCTgcccccctccgccccccccgcccagtTGGAAGCCCCGCCCCCCAGAAGCCCCCACCCTTTGGCCCCGCCCCCCACGAGGCCCCGCCCCCTTGGCCCCGCCCACCTTTCTGGCGCACGGAGCACCAGAGCAGCGCCcccagcaggcagagcagcaggaacaccAGCAGCGCCAGGACCCCGCCCACGATGGCGAAGGGCGTGGCCTGGGGCGTGGCCAGCACCGCCCCCGCCGCTGCGGCACGGGGGGGCGGGGTCACGGGGTGGGCGTGGTCAGGGGCGTGGTTTCAGGGGGTGGGCGTGTTCAGCACCATCCCTGCCACTGTGGCAGGGGGGTGGGGTCATGGGGGGGCGGGGGTCACGGGGTGGGCGGTGTCAGGGGTGGGCGTGGCCAGGACCGCCCCCTCCTCTGTGGCATGGGGGCGGGGTCATGGGGGGGTAGGGGGTCAGGGATGGGAGTGGCCAGCACCGCCCCTGCAGGATGTGGGCGGGGTCACGGGTGGGGGGCGGGGTCACGGTGGGGCGGGGTCactggggcaggggcagggggtGGGCGTGGCCAGGACCACCTCCGTCACTGTGGCAGGGGGGTGGGGTCACGGGGAGGCGGGGTCAGGGGTGGGTGGGGCCACAGTGTCGAGGTCAGGTGGTGGGCGGGGTCATGGGGTTGTGGGCGTGGCCAGGGCCGCCCCGGCCGCTGGGGCACAGGGGTGGGGTCACGGGGTGGGTGGGGTCACGTGTGTGGGCGTGGCCTGGGGGGGGTGGGGCTGGATGTGCCCGTGGGGCTGTGGAGGGGCGGGGTCAGAgtgggcggggctgggggctcagaGGGGCGGGGCTTGTGGGGTGGGTGGGGCTTGTGGGGCCGCGGTGATAATAggtgacaatgggtgacaatgggtgacaacgggtgacaatgggtgacaGTAGAATGACAATGGGTGACAGTAGGATGACAATGGGTGACAACgggtgacaatgggtgacaacaggtgacaatgggtgacaaCAGGTGACTATAGGATGACAATAGATTACAACAGGATGACAATGGGTAACAATAGCATGACAGTAGGTGACAATACAACCACAGTGGGTGACAACAGGTGACAATATGTGACAGTGGGTGACAATACAATGACAGTGGGTGACAATACGATGACAATACAATGTCAGTGGGTGACAGCGGGTGACAATACGATGACATTGGGTGACAGCGGGTGACAATACAATGACAGCAGGTGACAATACGATGACAGCGGGTGACAATGGATGACAATAGGTGACAGTAGATGACAATACGATGACAGTGGGTGACATTACGATGACAACAGATGTCAGCGGGTGACAATACAATTACAATAGATGTCAGTGGGTGACAGCAGGTGACAATACGATGACAGCGGGTGACAACAGATGCCAGCGGGTGACAATATGATGACAGTGGGTGACAATACGATGACAATAGGTGACAATACGATGACAATGGACGCCAGCGGGTGACAAGAGATGCCAGCGGGTGACAATACGATGACATTAGACGCCAGCGGGTGACAACGGATGTCAGCGGGTGACAATACGATGACAATAGATGTCAGTGGGTGACAGCAGGTGACAATACAATGACAGTAGATGACAATACGATGACAGTGGGTGACAATACGATGACAACAGATGCCAGCGGGTGACAATGGGATGTCAGCGGGTGACAATACGATGACAATAGATGCCAGCGGGTGACAATAGACGCAGCGGGTGACAATACGATGTCAGTGGGTGACAATACGATGACAATAGATGTCAGTGGGTGACAATACAATGACAGTAGGTGACAATACGATGTCAGCGGGTGACAATACGATGACAATAGACGCCAGCGGGTGACAATGGATGTCAGCGGGTGACAATACGATGACAATAGATGTCAGTGGGTGACAATACAATGACAATAGATGTCAGTGGGTGACAGCAGGTGACAATACAATGACAGTAGATGACAATACGATGACAGTGGGTGACAATACAATGACAATAGATGCCAGCGGGTGACAATACGATGGCAGCGGGTGACAATACGATGACATAGATGCCAGCGGGTGACAATGGATGTCAGCGGGTGACAATACGATGGCAGCGGGTGACAATACGATGACAATAGATGCCAGCGGGTGACAATACGATGTCAGCGGGTGACAATACTATGACAATAGATGTCAGTGGGTGACAGTAGGTGACAATACAATGACAGTAGGTGACAATACGATGCCAGCGGGTGACAATACGATGACAGTAGATGACAACAGATGCCAGCGGGTGACAATATGATGACAGTAGGTGACAATACAATGACAACAGATGTCAGCGGGTGACAATACGATGACAATAGATGTCAGTGGGTGACAGTAGATGACAATACAATGACAGCGGGTGACAATACGATGACAGTAGGTGACAATACGATGACAGCGGGTGACAACAGATGTCAGCGGGTGACAATACGATGACAGTGGGTGACAATATGATGACAGTAGATGACAATACGATGACAGTGGGTGACAATACAATGTCAGCGGGTGACAATACGATGACAATAGATGTCAGTGGGTGACAATACGATGACAATAGATGTCAGCGGGTGACAATAGATGACAATAGATGTCAGCGGGTGACAATACGATGACAGTGGGTGACAATACGATGACAATGGACGCCAGCGGGTGACAATACGATGACAAGGGACGTCAGCGGGTGACAATACAATGACAGTGGGTGACAATACAATGACAACAGAGGACAGTAGGTGACAATACGATGACAAGGGACGCCAGCGGGGAGGCGGTACCGTGCACGCGGAGGGCCACGCTGGCGCTGCCGCGGCCGTGCGCGTTTCCCGCCGAGCAGCTGTAGGTGTCACCGTTGTCCCCGGGGCCCAGGTCGGGGACGCGAAGCTCCGCCCCCCAGGGCCCCGCCCGCTGCTCCGCCCGCCCCGGAACAGGAAGTGACCCGTTGGAGCGCGACCACGACACGTccgtggggctggagggacggGGACAAGGGGtcagtggggacaatggggacaatggggacactggggacaatggggacaatgggggtaaTAGGGGcaatgggggtaatggggacattgggggcaatggggacattggggccaTTTGGGTTGATGGGGACATtagggtcaatggggacaatggggacattgagtcagtggggtcaatgggggcgatggggacattgggggtaatggggacagtggggccattggggccattggggtcaatggggacattggggacattgggacaatgggtcaatggggtcagtggggtcaatgggacaaTGAGGTCAATGGGACATTGGGGTtaatgggggacattggggacattggggccattggggcaatggggacaatggggacactggggacattggggtcaatggggttgatggggacattggggacaatgggggtcattgggtcaatggggacactggggacattggggtcaatggagACAAtgaggtcaatggggacattggggacactggggacattggggtcaatggggtcaatggggacattggggtcaatggggtcaatggggtcattggggtcaatggggacattggggacaccacCCAGACTCAGCTCCGCCCCCCTTGGCCCCACCCCacgtgtccccaggggtgtccccccGATGTCCCCTCAATGTCccccccgatgtccccaatgtcccctcaatgtccccaggggtgtccccccGATGTCCCCTCAATGTCCCCCCgatgtccccgatgtccccaagGGGGGGTGACGGGGTGTCCCCCCGATGTCCCGGTGTTGGTGGCACTCACGGGGGGTTCCCGGTGAcgctgcagctcagcaccagcgTGTCCCCCTCGCGCAGCACCCGCGGGGACACCTGGATGCGCACGCTGGGGGGTCTGGGGACACGGTGACCCCGGTGACCCCggtgaccccagtgacccccggtccatcccagtccccccattgacctcccattgacctcccattgacccccagtccccccattgacccccagatTAcccccattgacctcccagtccctcccattgacccccagtcCCTCATTGACCCCCCAGTATCTCCCATTGATCCCCAGTCTATCCCATTAACCTCCAGTCCCTCCACTccatcccattgaccccccagcatctcccattgaccccaagtccccccattgatcccccagtccatcccactgacctcccattgaccccccagTCACTTCCAGTCCAtccca
It includes:
- the LOC135578110 gene encoding basic salivary proline-rich protein 3-like; the encoded protein is MVRGPRRPGPLAQFPARGRFFPAGPDTCGGPRCPGGPRSSGHTPPPPHPAPDAWVPTSHVPGTRGRNDSPEPLPHPRAAEPTGRGLRGPRSAPRDPGVREGPRSAGGDPGVREGPRSSGGTQEFGEGPRSAGRDPGVREGPRSPGRDPGVREGPRSSGGTQEFGEGPRSAGRDPGVREGPRSAGRDPGVREGPRRSGRDPGVREGTQECGRDPGVREWTQECPRDPGVREGPRSAPGTQEFGRDPGVPQGPRSSGGTQEFGRDPGVRGGDPGVREGPRSSGRTQAFGGTQECPRDPGVRGHPTRGPRRPAPPLPPPSAHAHVVGVSARARGAGRGRGGGAPGAFPARRGRPRPPAHARTGSGGRGGGGGSAAGRP
- the CADM4 gene encoding LOW QUALITY PROTEIN: cell adhesion molecule 4 (The sequence of the model RefSeq protein was modified relative to this genomic sequence to represent the inferred CDS: inserted 1 base in 1 codon), whose amino-acid sequence is PPAEPEVTQGGVAVAGAELELRCLVPRAXPPAALRWYRDRRELGGVPSREQRGLVFAQLNVLRLRVERGDNGATVTCEVTHPALPRGQRRRAQLTLDVQCACGAGDGAAGAMGGLGVNGRDWEVNGGNLGVNGGTGGQWEVNGRSMGGLGWTGGHWGHRGHRGHRVPRPPSVRIQVSPRVLREGDTLVLSCSVTGNPPPTDVSWSRSNGSLPVPGRAEQRAGPWGAELRVPDLGPGDNGDTYSCSAGNAHGRGSASVALRVHAAGAVLATPQATPFAIVGGVLALLVFLLLCLLGALLWCSVRQKGSYLTHEASGLDEPGEAREAFLGGDGGKRREEFFI